GTTCTGTCCTTCGATGCTGACACTGGCATTTCTCAATTTCACCTTCTCAATCCACGGTTGAGGGATGCGATAGGACAACCTCACACTCTTCAACCGCACATAATCACCGTTGACCACCCGTACGTCACTCTGATTGTACAGCGAATAGGCCTGCACATCTGATCCAACCTGCACTTGGGCGTAGGTCAAAATCGTCGGTACATTGGTCACATTCTCATCTCCTGGTGTCACCCAGCGATCTTTAAGTTCTCCTGGCAAGGCGACAAAGTCGTTGTAAGAAGCCCTAAACCCATCATTGAGACGGATTTTATAGTCAAACTTGTAGGTCACCAATATACCTAGACTGAGACCTTTGTAAGTGAAAGTATTTGAGAATCCTCCCCCACCTCTCGGCTCACTCGGACCCTCGTACTGCAAAATGTTTGTCAAATTGTCTCGTTCCTGTAGATCGATCTCTGTGACAATCTCGTCATTCTCTCCGTAGAAGGTCGGTACTCCACTAGAAGATAACCCAGCAAATCTAGCCGAAAACAATCCCCGTCGAGGGCCTCCGAGTACTGCAGCACCATTCTGATCCAATGCATCTGCCAACCGAGGGCCATAGTCCATATTGGTGATGCGATCACGCGTATAGCCAATATTGAAGTTAGTACTCCAAATGAAATTATTGTAGTCTACATTTACGGTATTGAGCGTAAACTCAATACCATTGGACTCCATATCCGCAAAGTTGCCAAACTTGAGAGACTCTCCTCCTATCCCACTAGTGAGCACTTGCCCTATCAGATCAAACGACTCCCTATGAAAATAATCTGCAGACATAGAAACCCGATGATTCCAAAGACCCATATCCATTCCTATGTTGAACTCATGCAATTTTTCCCAGGTCAAATCCTCATTGGTCAAATCCGCTATGTACAAGTACGGTTCGACATCTGTCGGTCGAATTGTGACGTCCGATTGCAGATTGAGGATGGCGCTAGCATCTGGAGGAAGATTCCCTGACAAGCCATACGTTGCTCTAAATTTGAGCTCACTCAAAAAATCCATCCCTTGCATGAATCCCTCTTGATCTACGTTCCAAGCACCACTCACATTCCATGTAGGCAAATAACGTGACGACTGGCTCTTCCCCAGCTGATTGGACCCATCATATCTCACCGTAAAATTAGCGACATACTTGCCTTTGTATGAATACCCACCATTGAGAAATGCCCCCACAAATCGATCATGAGATTCGTCTAAGGTATTCATGTCTATGTTTTGGAGGTTAAAGAACTCCACAATATTGGGATCTGTCACGACCACTCCTCCACTCTCATAAATGATCCCCATGGCTGTCGAACTGCGTTCCACTCGATCAGAATACCTCACTTCTGCTCCAGTCAGGACGTTGATATTGTGATCGAGACCAATCTTCTTGGACCAGTTGGCACTGAATCGTCCAAAAAAGCTCAGTAAATCACTCTGATCAAGATAGTTGAACCCTCCCTGCGGCAACACAACTACTGGATTCAGGCCGGGGTTGTCAGGATCACGGTAGAGCAAATTGTTGGCATCCTGAAAAAACTGCGTCCCATCTGCACGGTATGCTTCGGCTTGGTTGGACCGCTCATGTACCGTATGATCTCGTGTCGTATTGGCATAGCGGAGTTGCACCACGCCATTGACCGAAAGGTTGTCCAAAGGCTTATAGTCAAAATTGGCTTGGGTAGACACATCAATCACATTGATGTCCATATAATTGTACTTGAGTTCTTCGAGTATATTGAATGGGGCATAATTTCTTCGAAAATACTCCAAATCACCATTCTCATCGTGAGGTCTCATGGACCGGCTTGTGTTCAGTGCAAAACTCAACGGGTTGATATCAAAGTCACGACTATAGGTACCCGTAATCGGGTCAAACTCGCGATTTCTCGTCCCAGGTGCGTGCTGATCTCTGTAACTCCCAGTGAATTTGAACCCAATATTCAATTTTGGCGTGACATAGTAATTGTTGCGAGCGGTTGCGGTGAGTCGATTGACATTGTCGGCAATTGTCTGCCCTTGATCATTGAGATAACTCAGCGAATAGTAACTGGTCGACTTATCTGTCCCAGTCGTAAAACTCAAAGAGTGCTGCTGTTGCAACCCAAAATCATTGAAGAGTTCATCAAACCAATCTGTGTTTGCATTCTCATACTGATTCAAAAAGCTTTCGTTGAGTCCTCCTCCATCACCCCAGGGGATTTTCTTTTGATTGATGAGCACATACATCTTGCCCATTGCACCATAGCTCTGAGCTTTGGCTGCCGTAGTGATATCTATTAGTCCTTTGTTTTGCATCTCTCGATACACAGACATTTCCTCGGCAGAATTGAGCAAATTAAACTGACTATAGGTCGGACGAATCTTCACTGAAAAATTACCCGAATAATTTACTTTCAGAGCTCCTTCTTGTCCCTTTTTGGTAGTGATCACTACCACTCCATTGGCTGCACGAGCCCCATATATCGCTGTAGCTGAGGCGTCTTTGAGTATCTGATAAGATTGAATATCGTTGGGGTTGATATTGGCTATCGACGAACTAATCAGCGTGTTGGCGTTACCAGAAATAAAATCATCGGTGCTCACCTCGGATAAGTCCTCGAGAATGACGCCATCTACCACATAGAGAGGCTGGTTGTTGCCATTGATTGATGAATTGCCACGAATTCGAATTTTGGGAGAAGTACCAAAAGTCCCCGAAACATTGTCTACAGTCACGCCGGCAACACGTCCCTCGAGCATTCGACTCGCATCTGAAACTCCAGTCATTTTGATATCGGACATCTCCACGCGTGCAGCAGCTCCAGTAAAGAGCTTACGATCCACAACCTGAAATCCATTGACAACTACTTCGTCGAGCACCTCCGAATCTTCGAGCATCTTGATCACAAGTGTCGCATTGCTCGCCACAAACTGCTGAGTCTGCATCCCAAGCATACGCACGACAATGACATCTCCCTCCTCAGCCCGAAAGCGGAAGTTACCCTCCAAATCTGATATGGCTCCAATGGAAGAGTTTTGCACTTGAACAGACACGCCCAAAAGTGGCTGCCCCTTCTCATCCAGTACTTGACCTTGAACTGTCACTGGAGTCTGTGCAAAAGAAAACATGCTGCTCAATAAAAACAGCATGAACCCAACATACTTTAAAATCAACCTATCCCCCTTCAATCACTCAACAGTTATACTATTCCTTATCGAAATACAAAGTCACATCCAAAGTAATCTGAACACCGTATTCATCCACAATCGCTTGGTATTCAGCTTGTGTAGTAATGGTATCCAATGCTGCATCCAACTCTGCGTCAGATATAGAACTAAAGGTAGCCGTTGTTTTGAGAATCATATCTCGTTCGGTGATGGGCTCCACCACATCGAAATCTGTATCCAAACCAATTGCATCATCTGGGTCCAAGATCAACTCATCCTCCGTCAGTTCATAGGCTCCTTCATCTTCTACATCACCGCCATTGGTCAAGACAATTCCGTCTAGCTCTCTTTCAAAAGTCAAATCTTCGAAAAATCTAATCGCATATTCCGTCTCACCGTACAGTGTAGAGGATTCGCCTTCATTGTACTGATAGCCAGCTGGGGCGTTGGTATATTCTACATCATCAAGTACCCATGCCCCAATAATTGGGTCTGGCTCCTTTTCTTCTTCACTACACGACACCAATACAGCAATCACTCCAAGCAGTAAAAATTTATTCCATTGATTTTTCATAAACGAACAAGTAAATATTTCTAATGTGACCCAATCATGACTCGCTAAAATTCCATCGCAGTTTCTCCTCTACAATCATTCGAATTATATAGCTTTATCGTCTTGTAAAATATATCCAAAAGCTACTTATTCAAATATTTTTTCAATTTTTAAACGGAAAAACTCTATGAACGGCAGGATTAGCTCCATCATCATGACTTTAGTTTATCTATGCAGCTGTACAGCACTTCGCAACGAAAACAACGAAAGTTTTGAATACAGAACTGATTTGATATGGGTCAATAGCTACAAAATTCCTTGCGCCAGTGTAGGCAAAAGCGATTGCTTCTTGACACAAGTCTCCGAGATGAACACTCCTTCAGAACAATGGAGACCGTTTTACAATGATATCAATAATTTTGACTTCACACCCGGCTACCTTT
The DNA window shown above is from Reichenbachiella sp. 5M10 and carries:
- a CDS encoding SusC/RagA family TonB-linked outer membrane protein; translated protein: MLFLLSSMFSFAQTPVTVQGQVLDEKGQPLLGVSVQVQNSSIGAISDLEGNFRFRAEEGDVIVVRMLGMQTQQFVASNATLVIKMLEDSEVLDEVVVNGFQVVDRKLFTGAAARVEMSDIKMTGVSDASRMLEGRVAGVTVDNVSGTFGTSPKIRIRGNSSINGNNQPLYVVDGVILEDLSEVSTDDFISGNANTLISSSIANINPNDIQSYQILKDASATAIYGARAANGVVVITTKKGQEGALKVNYSGNFSVKIRPTYSQFNLLNSAEEMSVYREMQNKGLIDITTAAKAQSYGAMGKMYVLINQKKIPWGDGGGLNESFLNQYENANTDWFDELFNDFGLQQQHSLSFTTGTDKSTSYYSLSYLNDQGQTIADNVNRLTATARNNYYVTPKLNIGFKFTGSYRDQHAPGTRNREFDPITGTYSRDFDINPLSFALNTSRSMRPHDENGDLEYFRRNYAPFNILEELKYNYMDINVIDVSTQANFDYKPLDNLSVNGVVQLRYANTTRDHTVHERSNQAEAYRADGTQFFQDANNLLYRDPDNPGLNPVVVLPQGGFNYLDQSDLLSFFGRFSANWSKKIGLDHNINVLTGAEVRYSDRVERSSTAMGIIYESGGVVVTDPNIVEFFNLQNIDMNTLDESHDRFVGAFLNGGYSYKGKYVANFTVRYDGSNQLGKSQSSRYLPTWNVSGAWNVDQEGFMQGMDFLSELKFRATYGLSGNLPPDASAILNLQSDVTIRPTDVEPYLYIADLTNEDLTWEKLHEFNIGMDMGLWNHRVSMSADYFHRESFDLIGQVLTSGIGGESLKFGNFADMESNGIEFTLNTVNVDYNNFIWSTNFNIGYTRDRITNMDYGPRLADALDQNGAAVLGGPRRGLFSARFAGLSSSGVPTFYGENDEIVTEIDLQERDNLTNILQYEGPSEPRGGGGFSNTFTYKGLSLGILVTYKFDYKIRLNDGFRASYNDFVALPGELKDRWVTPGDENVTNVPTILTYAQVQVGSDVQAYSLYNQSDVRVVNGDYVRLKSVRLSYRIPQPWIEKVKLRNASVSIEGQNLALLYSDSKLNGQDPEFFSSGGVALPQPKMVTFSLNVGL